A part of Lactobacillus sp. ESL0700 genomic DNA contains:
- the nrdR gene encoding transcriptional regulator NrdR has product MECPNCRQNASRVIDSRPSDENRAIRRRRECENCGFRFTTFERVETTPLLVIKNDGTREPFSRKKILHGVMAAGQKRPITSAQFEQLVDHVENKVRKQGVSEISSKKIGQIVMDELADIDDVAYIRFASIYREFKDMSSFMKTMEDMIAKREEKGTTDV; this is encoded by the coding sequence ATGGAATGTCCTAATTGTCGGCAAAATGCCTCACGTGTCATTGATTCTCGGCCCAGCGATGAAAACCGGGCGATTAGACGTAGACGTGAATGTGAAAATTGTGGCTTTCGTTTTACAACTTTTGAACGTGTTGAAACGACCCCGTTGTTAGTTATTAAAAATGATGGTACAAGAGAGCCATTCAGTCGCAAAAAGATTTTGCATGGTGTGATGGCTGCTGGTCAAAAGCGCCCGATTACTAGCGCGCAATTTGAGCAGCTGGTTGATCATGTTGAAAATAAGGTGAGAAAACAGGGCGTTAGTGAGATTTCCTCAAAGAAAATCGGTCAAATTGTGATGGATGAGCTGGCCGATATTGACGATGTTGCTTACATTCGTTTTGCTTCCATTTACCGGGAATTTAAAGATATGTCCAGCTTTATGAAGACCATGGAAGACATGATTGCTAAACGTGAGGAGAAGGGAACTACTGATGTTTGA
- the polA gene encoding DNA polymerase I encodes MADQKLLLIDGNSVAFRAFYALYRQLENFKNAEGLHTNAIYAFKNMLDVLLKDVKPDYVLVAFDAGKTTFRNKMYGDYKGGRQKTPPELLEQLPYIQELLHDLGIATYELKDYEADDIIGTFARLGEEQNMTVTIVTGDKDLTQLASEKTTVMVTKSGVSDLEAYTPEHMKEVNGVTPTEFIDMKALMGDNSDNYPGVTKVGPKTASRLIQQYGSVEGLYEHVADMKKSKLKENLINDQDKAFLAKKLATIDRDSPVTINLADVKWQKVDQDKLRQFYEKMNFRKFLSQLDAAATGDDDATKEEIKIDYVELTKEQLEQIKVDEQSPVSFYLGMLGANYHLADFVGFALKIGEQTYVSRDIELLQTQPLKQLLENAQIKKDVFDLKRTMVGLNRLDIHVHGIDYDMLLASYLVNNENNSNDMGEVCHLYGDYSVKSDFEVYGKGKKEHIPDDDQILFSHLASKAQSIVRLKDELLKRLKDHEQDDLYASIEIPVARVLAVMEMNGIKVQAGTLIQLQNEFAVELQELENKIYQEAGERFNLNSPKQLGHILFEKMGLPPIKKTKTGYSTSVDVLNQLKEQSPIIDEILTYRQIAKIQSTYVKGLLDVIQKDGRVHTRYLQTLTATGRLSSVDPNLQNIPTRTEEGKQIRKAFVPSTPDGYIFSCDYSQIELRVLAQVSGDEHMQEAFKTGYDIHSHTAMKIFHLDSPDEVTPLMRRRAKAVNFGIVYGISDYGLSKNLNISRKQAKEFIDNYFEQYPQIRDYMDKAVQEAREKGYAETIMHRRRYLPDIHAKNFNVRSFAERTAINSPIQGSAADIIKIAMINMQQKLDELHLKTKMVVQVHDELIFDVPKDELETIKKIVPEVMQSAVRLDIPLIADSGWGHNWYDAK; translated from the coding sequence ATGGCTGATCAAAAATTACTTTTAATTGATGGTAACTCTGTTGCCTTTCGTGCGTTTTATGCACTTTATCGGCAGCTCGAAAACTTCAAAAACGCTGAAGGTCTGCACACTAATGCCATTTATGCTTTTAAAAATATGCTGGATGTTTTGTTAAAAGACGTTAAGCCAGATTATGTTTTGGTTGCCTTTGATGCCGGCAAGACAACTTTTAGAAATAAAATGTATGGCGACTACAAGGGTGGTCGGCAAAAGACGCCACCAGAATTATTGGAGCAGCTGCCATATATTCAGGAACTACTGCATGATTTGGGAATTGCCACCTACGAATTGAAAGATTATGAAGCCGATGATATTATCGGTACTTTTGCGCGTCTTGGTGAAGAACAAAACATGACGGTGACGATTGTTACTGGGGACAAGGATTTGACTCAGCTAGCTTCAGAAAAGACGACAGTCATGGTAACTAAGTCTGGAGTTTCAGACCTCGAAGCCTACACTCCTGAACATATGAAGGAAGTTAATGGTGTTACACCAACTGAGTTCATTGATATGAAGGCATTGATGGGTGATAATTCCGATAATTATCCTGGGGTAACCAAGGTTGGACCAAAGACGGCTTCACGCTTAATCCAACAATATGGTTCGGTTGAAGGACTTTATGAGCATGTCGCCGACATGAAGAAGTCCAAGTTAAAGGAAAATCTGATTAATGATCAGGACAAGGCATTTTTAGCTAAAAAGTTGGCGACAATTGACCGTGATAGTCCAGTAACCATTAATCTGGCAGATGTTAAGTGGCAAAAGGTTGATCAGGATAAGTTGCGGCAATTTTACGAGAAGATGAATTTTCGCAAATTTTTAAGTCAACTAGATGCCGCTGCTACTGGCGATGATGATGCCACTAAAGAAGAAATCAAGATTGACTATGTTGAACTGACTAAGGAGCAATTAGAACAAATTAAGGTTGACGAGCAGTCGCCTGTTAGCTTTTATTTGGGGATGCTAGGTGCTAATTATCACTTGGCTGACTTTGTCGGTTTTGCTCTTAAAATCGGTGAGCAAACTTATGTCAGTCGTGATATTGAGCTTCTGCAAACTCAGCCGTTAAAGCAACTTTTGGAAAATGCTCAAATTAAGAAGGATGTCTTTGACCTTAAACGGACAATGGTTGGCCTTAATCGGCTAGATATTCATGTTCACGGGATTGATTACGACATGCTTCTAGCATCGTATTTGGTAAATAATGAAAACAACTCCAATGACATGGGTGAAGTTTGCCATTTGTATGGTGACTATTCTGTTAAGAGTGACTTTGAAGTTTATGGTAAGGGCAAAAAGGAACACATTCCTGACGACGACCAGATTTTATTCAGTCACTTGGCCAGCAAGGCGCAGTCGATTGTTAGGTTGAAGGATGAATTGCTCAAGCGCCTTAAGGATCATGAGCAAGATGACCTGTATGCTAGCATTGAAATTCCGGTAGCGCGCGTTTTAGCGGTGATGGAAATGAACGGCATTAAGGTGCAAGCTGGTACTTTAATTCAATTGCAAAATGAGTTTGCGGTGGAATTGCAGGAACTGGAGAACAAAATTTACCAAGAAGCTGGAGAACGTTTCAACCTCAACTCGCCTAAGCAATTAGGGCACATTTTGTTTGAAAAGATGGGTTTGCCGCCAATTAAAAAGACTAAAACTGGTTATTCCACTTCGGTTGATGTTTTAAATCAGTTAAAAGAGCAGAGCCCGATTATTGACGAGATTTTGACTTACCGGCAAATTGCCAAAATTCAGTCAACTTACGTCAAAGGATTGCTGGATGTGATTCAAAAAGATGGCCGCGTTCATACACGTTACTTACAAACGTTAACGGCAACAGGTCGGCTGTCTTCAGTTGATCCTAACTTGCAAAATATCCCGACGAGAACCGAAGAAGGTAAGCAGATTCGCAAGGCGTTTGTGCCAAGTACTCCTGACGGCTACATTTTCTCTTGCGATTATTCGCAAATTGAATTACGGGTATTGGCGCAGGTTTCTGGTGATGAGCACATGCAAGAAGCATTCAAGACTGGGTATGATATTCACTCACACACCGCGATGAAGATTTTCCATTTGGATTCTCCGGATGAAGTTACACCATTGATGCGTCGCCGGGCTAAGGCCGTTAACTTTGGGATTGTTTATGGCATTTCCGATTACGGTTTGTCCAAGAATTTGAACATTAGCCGCAAGCAAGCCAAAGAGTTTATTGATAATTACTTTGAGCAATATCCGCAAATTCGCGATTATATGGACAAGGCCGTCCAAGAAGCGCGTGAAAAAGGCTACGCCGAAACAATCATGCACCGCCGCCGTTATTTGCCTGACATTCATGCCAAGAACTTCAATGTGCGGTCATTTGCGGAAAGAACCGCGATTAATTCGCCAATTCAGGGGTCAGCTGCCGATATTATTAAGATTGCCATGATTAACATGCAACAAAAGTTAGATGAGTTGCACCTTAAGACCAAGATGGTGGTGCAGGTGCACGATGAATTGATTTTTGATGTTCCTAAGGATGAATTAGAAACAATTAAGAAGATTGTCCCGGAAGTGATGCAGTCAGCAGTTCGACTTGATATTCCGCTGATTGCTGACTCAGGTTGGGGCCATAATTGGTATGATGCAAAGTAA
- the mutM gene encoding bifunctional DNA-formamidopyrimidine glycosylase/DNA-(apurinic or apyrimidinic site) lyase, with protein MPEMPEVETVRRTLLPLIKGKTIKQVTLWYPKIIASDPAEFVKQVAGQQVLTIDRYAKYLLIRLSGDLTIVSHLRMEGKYRLTTVAASKDKHDHVQFAFTDDTALRYNDVRKFGRMQLVATGTEQVVTGISKLGFEPNSAAFTTEFLAAGLGRKKKNIKSTLLDQTIVAGLGNIYVDEVLWETKIHPLSIASKIPKKKVAELHDNINKLIALAITKRGTTVHTYLDANGETGGFQKMLRVYGHQGEPCARCGSPLEKIKVNGRGTTFCPKCQVVYK; from the coding sequence ATGCCAGAGATGCCAGAAGTTGAGACAGTGCGCCGCACCTTGCTCCCCTTAATTAAAGGAAAAACAATTAAACAGGTAACACTGTGGTATCCCAAAATTATCGCTAGTGATCCCGCTGAATTTGTTAAACAAGTTGCAGGGCAGCAGGTTTTAACGATTGATCGCTATGCCAAATATTTATTAATTCGCTTAAGCGGCGATTTGACGATTGTGTCGCATTTGCGCATGGAAGGTAAATATCGACTGACAACGGTTGCTGCATCCAAGGATAAACATGATCACGTGCAGTTTGCCTTCACTGATGATACGGCGCTACGCTATAATGACGTGCGCAAATTTGGGCGGATGCAGTTAGTAGCAACTGGAACCGAGCAGGTAGTTACTGGAATTAGCAAGTTAGGCTTTGAGCCGAATTCTGCCGCCTTTACGACGGAATTTTTAGCAGCAGGTCTTGGCCGTAAGAAGAAAAATATTAAAAGCACCTTGCTTGATCAGACCATTGTGGCGGGTTTAGGCAATATTTATGTCGATGAAGTTTTATGGGAAACCAAAATTCACCCGTTAAGTATTGCTAGTAAAATTCCTAAAAAGAAAGTGGCCGAGCTGCATGATAACATTAACAAATTGATTGCCTTAGCGATTACAAAACGGGGTACTACTGTACATACTTATCTTGATGCCAATGGCGAAACCGGCGGCTTTCAAAAAATGCTGCGAGTTTACGGTCATCAGGGTGAGCCATGTGCGCGTTGCGGCAGTCCGCTCGAAAAAATCAAGGTTAATGGTCGCGGTACTACTTTTTGTCCTAAGTGCCAGGTGGTCTACAAATGA
- the coaE gene encoding dephospho-CoA kinase (Dephospho-CoA kinase (CoaE) performs the final step in coenzyme A biosynthesis.) encodes MTLVLGLTGGIASGKSTADAFFRKQGLPIIDSDLIAHQILNVGEDGYLQVVQHFGKKFLNPDQTINRHQLGKVVFSNPEQLKILNKITHPLIFQTIQAKITQNKQAGKQLIIVDAPVLFESGGQKYCDQTLLIAIPEEMQIERLMQRDQLTRQAALNRIKSQMPLAQKIKLADYVVTNTGTIEELEAKLAELLLKLKGEKNGMS; translated from the coding sequence ATGACATTAGTGTTGGGCCTAACTGGTGGTATTGCTAGTGGTAAGAGCACGGCAGATGCCTTTTTTAGAAAACAGGGGCTGCCAATTATCGATAGCGACTTAATTGCTCATCAAATTTTAAATGTTGGCGAAGATGGCTATCTGCAAGTTGTGCAACATTTTGGCAAAAAGTTTTTAAATCCAGATCAGACAATTAATCGGCATCAGCTTGGCAAAGTGGTGTTTAGTAATCCTGAGCAGCTGAAAATCCTGAATAAAATTACTCATCCATTGATTTTTCAAACAATTCAGGCTAAAATTACGCAAAATAAGCAAGCTGGCAAGCAATTAATCATTGTTGATGCTCCGGTCTTATTTGAATCAGGCGGTCAAAAATACTGCGATCAAACTTTGCTAATTGCAATTCCCGAAGAAATGCAGATTGAGCGGCTAATGCAGCGTGATCAATTAACACGCCAGGCGGCACTAAATCGGATTAAAAGTCAGATGCCACTTGCACAAAAAATCAAGTTGGCCGATTATGTAGTTACAAATACTGGTACAATAGAAGAACTAGAAGCCAAATTGGCTGAGTTGTTACTTAAGTTAAAAGGAGAGAAGAATGGAATGTCCTAA
- a CDS encoding thioredoxin family protein, protein MEQIKELTQEKLTEITKNGRTVLEFSADWCPDCRFLDPFMPAIEQDFADSKFYQIDRDGSIDLAKELNIMGIPSFVVYQDGAEIGRLVNKDRKTKDEVEDFLRSLD, encoded by the coding sequence ATGGAACAAATTAAAGAATTAACTCAAGAAAAATTAACTGAAATTACCAAAAATGGTCGGACTGTCTTGGAATTTTCTGCTGATTGGTGCCCAGACTGCCGCTTCTTAGACCCATTTATGCCTGCGATTGAGCAAGATTTTGCCGATAGCAAGTTTTATCAAATTGACCGCGATGGTTCAATTGATTTGGCTAAAGAATTAAATATTATGGGAATTCCTTCATTTGTTGTCTACCAAGATGGCGCAGAAATTGGTAGACTAGTAAATAAGGATCGCAAGACTAAAGACGAAGTTGAGGACTTTTTGCGGTCACTCGACTAA
- the murC gene encoding UDP-N-acetylmuramate--L-alanine ligase has translation MLDKNKQIWFIGIKGTGMASLALLLHDLGYNVAGSDITKYTFTQVPLEKAGIEVADFAAANIKPSGQVIVKGNAFKNDNVEVKACEDQGIAWQSYPDTVEEIVAMHTSIGISGTHGKTSTTGLLAHVLGEAAPTSYLIGDGEGKGVQDSRFFVYEADEYRRHFLAYHPDYQIMTNIDFDHPDYFKDQDDYTSAFQTAADQTKKGLFVWGGNSRLQALKTSIPKYTYGFDDRDDFQAVNIERSTTGSTFDVLAHGENIGRFTVHLFGDHNILNTTAVVAVAHTENIPLKDIQEGLLTYHGAKRRFTETDYGDINVIDDYAHHPTEMRATIQAARQKFPGKRLVVVFQPHTFSRTKKYAKDFEEILRGVDKAYVTPIYASARESAGDISSEDLTAQIPGSEVIDLANIADLTQNHDSVIIFMGAGDIPKYEDAFAKLLQK, from the coding sequence ATGTTAGATAAGAACAAACAAATTTGGTTTATTGGAATTAAGGGTACAGGAATGGCTTCCTTAGCATTATTGCTGCACGACTTGGGCTACAATGTGGCCGGCAGTGACATCACGAAGTACACCTTTACTCAAGTACCGCTGGAAAAGGCTGGGATTGAAGTTGCTGATTTTGCGGCAGCTAATATTAAGCCTAGTGGTCAAGTGATTGTTAAGGGTAATGCTTTTAAAAATGATAATGTGGAAGTGAAAGCATGTGAGGACCAAGGGATTGCTTGGCAGAGTTACCCGGACACAGTTGAGGAAATTGTTGCTATGCATACCAGTATCGGTATTTCTGGAACGCACGGAAAAACTTCAACTACTGGATTATTAGCTCATGTGCTTGGTGAAGCTGCACCGACATCTTATTTAATTGGTGATGGCGAGGGCAAGGGAGTTCAGGATTCACGCTTCTTTGTTTATGAGGCCGATGAATACCGCCGCCACTTCTTGGCATACCATCCAGATTATCAAATTATGACTAACATCGACTTTGATCATCCTGATTATTTTAAAGACCAAGATGATTACACCTCTGCCTTCCAAACGGCAGCCGATCAAACTAAGAAGGGGCTCTTTGTCTGGGGTGGCAACAGTCGTCTGCAAGCATTGAAGACCAGTATTCCTAAGTACACTTATGGTTTTGATGATCGTGATGACTTCCAAGCTGTGAACATTGAACGGTCAACTACTGGTTCAACCTTTGATGTGTTGGCTCATGGTGAAAACATCGGTCGCTTCACTGTTCATTTGTTTGGTGACCATAACATTTTGAATACAACGGCAGTTGTTGCGGTTGCGCATACTGAAAATATTCCGTTAAAAGATATTCAAGAAGGCTTATTAACTTATCATGGTGCTAAGCGCCGCTTTACCGAAACTGATTACGGCGACATTAATGTGATTGATGATTACGCCCACCACCCAACCGAGATGCGGGCTACCATTCAAGCAGCGCGCCAAAAGTTCCCGGGTAAACGTCTAGTTGTTGTCTTTCAACCGCACACATTTTCTCGGACTAAAAAATACGCTAAGGATTTTGAAGAAATCTTGCGTGGTGTCGACAAGGCTTACGTAACTCCAATTTATGCTTCAGCTCGTGAAAGTGCCGGTGATATTTCCAGTGAAGACTTGACCGCACAAATTCCGGGTTCTGAGGTAATTGATTTAGCAAATATCGCTGATTTAACCCAAAATCATGACAGCGTGATTATCTTCATGGGTGCTGGTGACATTCCAAAATACGAGGATGCCTTCGCTAAATTATTGCAAAAATAA
- the dnaI gene encoding primosomal protein DnaI, translating to MQSIGDIINNLNPEIAKKHNLAQIYQQVLADRNVQQFLNQHKDQITSEMIKKSWSNLYEYYLAQHKQDPVTAGYRPELFLNHHAIDLRYVPDESKIEQNLRANTKKHLHLINLPETLHDVRLSQVDDTAAGRGPALAAIGKFLAGYSQNPHQQGLYLSGSFGVGKTYLLAGVANSVAAMGKQVVFLHVPTFIAGLSSHFEDNSLQKEIDRVSQADVLLLDDIGAETLSQWSRDDVLGVILQARMDNVLPTFFSSNFAMADLEDHFKETKNALDPIKAKRLMERVRTLAKEVVVSGPNRRH from the coding sequence ATGCAATCAATCGGTGATATTATTAATAATTTAAATCCAGAAATTGCTAAAAAGCATAATTTGGCGCAAATTTACCAGCAGGTTTTGGCGGATAGAAATGTGCAGCAGTTTTTGAACCAGCACAAAGATCAAATTACGTCCGAAATGATTAAGAAGAGCTGGTCGAATTTATACGAATATTACTTGGCACAGCACAAGCAAGACCCCGTAACAGCGGGTTATCGACCAGAATTGTTCTTAAATCATCATGCAATTGATTTGCGTTATGTACCCGATGAAAGCAAAATTGAACAAAACTTGCGTGCTAATACCAAGAAGCATTTGCATTTGATTAATTTGCCGGAAACGTTGCATGATGTGCGTCTTAGTCAAGTGGATGATACAGCTGCGGGACGTGGACCAGCGTTAGCAGCTATTGGTAAGTTTTTGGCTGGCTATTCCCAAAATCCCCACCAACAAGGGCTGTATTTATCAGGAAGTTTCGGCGTTGGTAAGACATACTTACTAGCTGGAGTAGCCAATTCGGTTGCAGCGATGGGCAAGCAGGTGGTCTTTTTACACGTGCCAACATTTATCGCTGGTTTATCCAGTCATTTTGAAGATAATAGCTTGCAAAAAGAAATTGACCGCGTGAGTCAGGCTGATGTATTACTGTTAGATGATATTGGTGCCGAAACTCTGAGCCAATGGTCGCGTGATGATGTCCTAGGTGTAATTCTGCAGGCGCGGATGGATAATGTTCTGCCGACATTTTTCTCGTCGAATTTTGCGATGGCTGACTTGGAAGACCATTTTAAAGAAACTAAGAATGCGCTCGATCCAATTAAGGCCAAACGCCTGATGGAACGGGTGCGGACACTGGCTAAAGAAGTAGTCGTGTCGGGACCTAATCGCCGGCATTAA
- the trmB gene encoding tRNA (guanosine(46)-N7)-methyltransferase TrmB — MRLRNKPWAVELVKNHPESVLDRPDPEVKIDWAKRFPKPEQPLEIEVGSGKGHFITTLAEMHPEKNFVAVELQITAAGIILRTKLDKQLDNLQILCADAAAIDAFFAPNSTDVIYLNFSDPWPKTRHEKRRLTYQSFLSKYEKVLTDAGQIEFKTDNAGLFAYSLQSMNNYGMHFDFVSVDLHHEAEEIVAQNVETEYEHKFAAKGNPIYALHADFGVK; from the coding sequence ATGAGATTACGAAATAAGCCGTGGGCTGTAGAGTTAGTGAAGAACCATCCAGAGAGTGTTCTTGATCGGCCAGACCCAGAAGTAAAGATTGACTGGGCAAAGCGGTTCCCTAAGCCTGAACAACCTTTAGAAATTGAAGTAGGCTCAGGGAAAGGCCATTTTATTACCACTTTAGCCGAGATGCACCCAGAGAAAAATTTTGTGGCAGTTGAATTGCAAATTACGGCTGCTGGCATTATCTTGCGCACAAAGCTTGATAAGCAATTAGATAATTTGCAAATTTTGTGTGCCGATGCGGCAGCAATTGATGCGTTTTTTGCTCCAAACTCAACAGATGTCATTTACCTTAACTTTAGCGACCCGTGGCCAAAGACGCGTCACGAAAAACGCCGCTTGACATACCAATCATTTTTAAGTAAATATGAAAAGGTCTTGACTGACGCAGGCCAGATTGAGTTCAAAACGGATAATGCTGGGTTATTTGCGTACTCATTGCAGAGTATGAATAATTACGGGATGCACTTTGACTTTGTGTCCGTTGATTTACACCATGAGGCTGAAGAAATTGTGGCGCAAAATGTGGAAACAGAATATGAACATAAATTTGCTGCTAAAGGTAATCCAATTTATGCTCTTCATGCCGATTTTGGAGTAAAATAG
- a CDS encoding DnaD domain protein has translation MFETSNPKQPFFIINRVTVFPQDLQVLIKLYQPLIGASGVALYLTLMADYDAAAILSDSKGIYHLQEQLDCSLKELFQALHKLEAVGLVKTRIIKNEIMGQVLLFSLNRVPGSSEFFATALLASLLKEKVGVTTFQRLSHLFAQENKRSENQINGVQTAKDVSASFMDVFRLPDEEAISPSFDVQQAAQENQVKQAATASVNEQDQIDWQFMKEQFEIYQIAASEIDKNRPAIRGIMRTYGLSEQEFVDETLPCLHDSYQLDMPLIKRTIAENIHAEGTRKNLQQTQDPQATIQDNSSLSLRDQRILQLAQTKSPAQFLYRLKTDKHDYVDASEYKVLDNLYNQKDIPAELLNILTYACLNSGPSVSYRLANTILHDWLQHGVKTGSQALEYMEKRQQKKSYYPRYSTKPKRVEKGTDWSKKTATQSTDVSSADLKKFFKDLEDKNGMK, from the coding sequence ATGTTTGAGACCTCTAATCCCAAACAGCCCTTTTTTATCATTAATCGGGTGACGGTTTTTCCGCAGGATTTGCAAGTTTTGATTAAACTTTACCAGCCGCTAATTGGTGCTAGTGGGGTTGCTCTTTATTTAACGCTAATGGCAGACTACGATGCTGCGGCAATTTTGTCAGATAGCAAGGGCATCTACCATCTGCAGGAGCAACTTGATTGCAGTTTGAAAGAATTGTTTCAGGCGCTGCATAAGCTAGAGGCAGTAGGATTGGTTAAGACCCGCATTATCAAGAATGAAATCATGGGGCAAGTGCTGCTGTTTTCTTTAAACCGCGTACCTGGCAGTAGTGAGTTTTTCGCGACCGCGTTACTTGCGAGCTTGTTAAAAGAAAAAGTTGGTGTGACAACTTTTCAGCGATTAAGCCATTTATTTGCGCAAGAAAATAAGCGCAGTGAGAACCAGATTAACGGTGTGCAAACCGCTAAGGATGTTTCTGCCTCGTTTATGGATGTTTTTCGCTTGCCAGATGAGGAAGCGATTAGTCCGTCGTTTGATGTTCAACAAGCTGCACAGGAAAATCAAGTTAAGCAGGCTGCGACAGCGAGTGTCAACGAGCAGGATCAAATTGACTGGCAGTTTATGAAAGAACAGTTTGAAATTTACCAGATTGCGGCTAGTGAAATTGATAAAAATCGTCCAGCTATCCGGGGAATAATGCGTACTTATGGCTTGTCAGAGCAGGAATTTGTGGATGAAACTTTGCCGTGTTTGCATGACAGTTATCAGCTTGATATGCCGTTAATTAAGCGCACCATTGCAGAAAATATTCACGCAGAGGGCACGCGGAAAAACCTGCAGCAAACGCAGGATCCACAAGCGACAATTCAGGATAATTCCAGTTTGAGTTTGCGTGACCAACGAATTTTGCAGTTGGCACAGACTAAGTCGCCGGCCCAATTTTTGTATCGCCTAAAAACCGATAAGCATGATTACGTTGATGCCAGTGAGTATAAGGTGCTGGATAATTTGTATAATCAAAAGGATATTCCAGCGGAATTGCTTAATATTTTGACGTATGCCTGCTTGAATAGTGGGCCATCTGTGTCTTACCGCTTGGCCAATACGATTTTGCATGATTGGCTGCAGCATGGCGTTAAGACTGGTAGTCAAGCTTTGGAATATATGGAGAAACGCCAGCAAAAGAAGAGTTATTACCCTCGTTATTCGACAAAACCTAAACGGGTCGAAAAGGGGACTGACTGGAGTAAAAAGACAGCAACACAAAGTACTGATGTTTCTTCCGCTGACTTGAAGAAGTTCTTTAAGGACTTAGAAGATAAAAATGGCATGAAGTAG
- the ytpR gene encoding YtpR family tRNA-binding protein, protein MITSINKRSYPNTLIVILGQDNGKSEYVQKGDITQVIDEKGNVTGYNFFNVDQVIDYDQLPDGQVKLTADDLTALNKKLAEAGFDTELAYGKPTLVYGFVKTCDKHPDSDHLHVTTIEVGDGEEHQIVCGAPNIAQGQKVVVALPGTLMPNGQQIWPGDLRGVASYGMICSARELGLEHAEQKRGIMVVPDDFTVGAAFEPEKCDELLASGKIKL, encoded by the coding sequence ATGATTACTAGTATTAATAAACGCAGTTACCCTAACACCTTAATCGTGATTTTGGGTCAAGATAACGGTAAGAGTGAATACGTCCAAAAGGGTGACATTACCCAAGTTATTGATGAAAAGGGCAACGTTACTGGTTATAACTTTTTTAATGTTGACCAAGTAATTGACTACGACCAATTGCCAGATGGCCAAGTTAAGTTAACTGCTGATGACTTAACTGCTTTGAATAAAAAATTGGCAGAAGCAGGCTTTGACACTGAATTAGCTTACGGCAAGCCAACACTTGTTTACGGCTTTGTTAAAACTTGTGATAAGCACCCAGATTCCGACCATTTGCACGTCACAACAATTGAAGTTGGCGATGGCGAGGAACACCAAATCGTTTGTGGTGCCCCTAATATTGCTCAAGGGCAAAAAGTTGTTGTTGCCCTTCCTGGTACTTTAATGCCTAATGGCCAACAAATCTGGCCTGGCGACTTACGCGGTGTTGCTTCATACGGCATGATTTGTTCAGCTCGCGAACTAGGCTTAGAGCATGCAGAACAAAAGCGCGGGATTATGGTTGTCCCTGATGACTTTACAGTTGGTGCTGCTTTTGAACCAGAAAAATGCGATGAATTGCTAGCTAGCGGCAAGATTAAGTTATAA